A region of the Thiomicrorhabdus sp. genome:
AATTCACTTAAGAGGCAAACAAAAAGGCGTACAGGCGAATTCTAAACCTATTGTCATCAATGTGCTGCCTGCAGAAAAAAGCACGGCCTCATATTGGTTACCTGCTGAACAGGTTACCCTGAATCAAAAATGGGAGGACATGCCTAAAGATATACAAGTGGGTGATAGTTTACGCCGTGTCATTACTCTCACGGCTAAAGGATTAAAAGCCTCTCAACTACCCGCAATTAGTAGTCAAAATGGCAAAGACTTCAAAATATATGCAGACGAAGCCAAATCAAGTCAAAGCCTTTCTGAAGAAGGGGTACAAAGCGTTAAGGTGATTAGTCAGGCAATTATTCCCACCAAACCAGGCACTATTCATTTACCCGATATCAATATTACCTGGTGGAATACCAAAACCCATAAGTTTGAAAATGCGGTTTTAAAAAGCAAACCTTTAACCGTTTGGCCTGCTGAAAATGATCAAAATAAAGCCATTCCTAAACCAACTGGATTGACTCAAAATAGCCAAACTACTGCTGTAAATAACAGTCAAGGTACTGCTAAGTATATGCCTAAATCAAACAATGGTTTAGATGAATCGCCCTCTACTCCTGTTTGGATATGGCTAATTATTGTGTCTGTTTTAGTTTCTATATGGTTAATTACTTTGCTGTTATTGTTACGCACCCGTAAGCAAATTAAAGAGCTTCAAAACCAACCTATGGTTGCGGTCAGTACCCAACCAGCCACTCAGCATACATTTAATAACAAATGGTGTGATTTGCCTCTACCTGAGTTTTATAAAGAACTATTACGCCAATTGCATGAAGACTTTAATATTAAGAGTGTTGATGCCATAACCAATGAACCATTAAGAAAAGCCATCTTTAATCTAGAGGCTCATCTTTTTGCCGGCCAAGAGTTGCAATATAAAACCCAACAAACTATTTGTGATCATTGGGCATCAATGGTGACAGAAACAAATACAGCCAACAAAAAACAAGAAGAGTTAAACTCACTCTATAACAATTAGCTTATTGAATATTGAATTGCTGAATATAAATTTGTTGGACATAAATCCGCTGAAGTTTTGCTCGTTTTTAAAACTTCGCTGAGTATTCATATCCTTTACTTACATAACCCTCATTCAGTTTTTAATCAATTTACCAAGCCTTTATACCCTCTTGCAGGGTGTGGTAAATTGATTATTAACGACTCTAAAACAATCCCATATAAACTAAAAAGCACTCATATGTGAGTGCTTTTTAATTAAATCACAAGCAGTAGTAGCTGCTGATGTTCCTTACCGCTAACTTGTAAAATGTCTTTCTGCAATTTTTTGAACTTCAGGGTAATTGGTTTTACCCGTTCCTAAAATAGGAACTTGCTCTACCAAAATAACGGTTTTAGGAATCATTAAATCTGATACCTGCTTTTCTTTAGCGGCATCTGTGACGGTTTTACGGCTCAAGGTAACGTCATCTGTTACTAAGACTAATTGCTCGCCTTTACGCTCATCTGGTACCGCTACAACAACGTGATGCCCTTCTGGGCTAGCCAAGTTAATATAGGTTTCAACTGCGGTTAAAGAGACCATCTCACCAGCAATCTTGGCAAAACGTTTGGCACGGCCTTTAATCCATACGTAGCCATCTTCATCTACATCCACAATATCG
Encoded here:
- a CDS encoding BatD family protein; amino-acid sequence: MKTCPIYLKDANKPNRFGLFKSLLLMLWLMLFSQFALANSISIKTDRQTVEMGDVITLSIQTDFQAKGKELDLDELKKQFDVINQQQSNQIQIINGKYSSFTLWQVQILPKQVGKLTIPAFTIDGVKSKPYTITVKKAEYVDGNPPYFLEAETDKKQVHVQEQFIYTLRFYHKGSLINGNIRPPEFNNALIESLKEQSVFGKTINGQQYTVYEWQYAVFPQASGQLKIAGPTFTGLIHLRGKQKGVQANSKPIVINVLPAEKSTASYWLPAEQVTLNQKWEDMPKDIQVGDSLRRVITLTAKGLKASQLPAISSQNGKDFKIYADEAKSSQSLSEEGVQSVKVISQAIIPTKPGTIHLPDINITWWNTKTHKFENAVLKSKPLTVWPAENDQNKAIPKPTGLTQNSQTTAVNNSQGTAKYMPKSNNGLDESPSTPVWIWLIIVSVLVSIWLITLLLLLRTRKQIKELQNQPMVAVSTQPATQHTFNNKWCDLPLPEFYKELLRQLHEDFNIKSVDAITNEPLRKAIFNLEAHLFAGQELQYKTQQTICDHWASMVTETNTANKKQEELNSLYNN